In the Chromobacterium sp. ATCC 53434 genome, AGTTGCGGGCGCGGCCCGGGCCGGCGTTGTAGGCGGCGGTGGCCATCACCATATTGCCGGACAGATTGTCCAGCACATAGCGTAGATACCAGGTGCCGAGCTGGACATTGGTGTCGATGTCGTTGACGGCGAAATGGGTCAGTCCTATCTTCTTGGCCGCCCATTTGGCGGTGGCCGGCATCAGCTGCATCAGGCCGGAGGCGCCGACGCCGGAACGCGCCATCGTGATGAAGCGGCTTTCCTGGCGGATCAGGCCGTAGACCCAGGCGTCGTCGATGTCGAGCTGGCCGGCGTATTTGCGCGTGATGTCACGATAGGGCGTCAGGTAGCGCAGCGAAAAGTCGTGCTCTTCCTTGGTGCGCTCCGCGCTGTAGATGGCCATGTCGTAGAAGCCTTCCTTGCGCGCGATCTCTGCGGCCGCCAAGAGCTCCATATCGTCGCGGCCGCGCATCGCCCAGCGCCATTCGCGCTGCGCGTCGGTGCGGAATTCGGGCTTGGTGTAGACCTCGGCCACGGCCAGCAGCGCCAGCGAGCGGCGGATCGCCGGGTCCGCCCGCATCTGGCTCACTTCGTCCGGGCCCGGCGTGCCTTTGCTGGCGGACGCGGACAGGCTGTTGCCCAGCTCTTCCAGCGACAACAGCGCGTAATAGCTGTGGCCGACGCTGGCCAGGCTGAACAACGGCGCGGCCTCGACCGGCCGTCCTTGCTGCTTCAGCGAGCGGGCCAGCCAGTAGCGCCAGGCGGGGCGGGACGATACTGTCTGCGGCATGCGGCGGATGATGCCGTCCAGCTGCGTCCATTGTTCCAGCCGCAGCGCCGAGCGCGCCCACCATTCCCATTGATCGGCGGTCAGCTGGCGAGCGTCGGCCTTGTCGAACCATTGCAAGGCCTGACCGGCCAGCTGCTTGCGCGCCGACAGCAGCGCCAGCTGGCCCCAGCCGAAGCCGCGGCGGTCCGGCGTCATCTCCGGCGCGGCGCGCAGCAGCGCGGAGGCGGCGCCGTCCAGATCGGTCTTGCCCTTGCGGACGATGTCAAACAGCGCGGCCTCCTGGCCGCCCGGCGTCGCCAGGCTGGCATTGGCCGGCTTGCTCAGCGCGGCGTTGTCCAGCGGCAGCTGGGTGTCGATGGCGAATTGCCGGGCCTGGCTGACGAAGTTGCCGGCCAGCAGCAGGCGGGTGCGCCGCCACAGCCAGTCCTGGTCGATCAGGCCGCGGGCATAGACGCCCTCTATCAGCCGGTTGCAGCCATCCGGCGTCGATTTGCTCTCGAGGAAACGATCGAGATTGTCCGGCTTCTGCCCCTGGCGCAGCAGCATCAGCTGGCCGTAGCAGCCGGACTCCTCGTCGCGGCCTTCCTCCGGCAGTTTCTTCCATTCCTCGGCGAAACTCGTCCAGTTTTCTCGCTGGCCCAGCTTCTTCACCCATTCATTGCGTATGCGCTCGGCCATCAGGCCGCCCGGGGCCCGCGCGAGGAAGCGCATCACCTCGACGTCGTCGTTGCGGTCCAGCGCGCGCCAGGCGAGCCAGTAGGCCGGGTAGTCCTTCAGCGGGTAGGCGGACGGCAGGCTGTCGCCGAGCTGGGCCAGTCGCGCCAGGTCGTTGGCGCGGTAGGCGTCGCGCGCGGCGAGCAGCGTGTCGTCGGGGCCGGCCAGGGCCGGCAGGGCGGCGCCGAGAGCCAGGCCCATGGCGGCCAGGCGGAAGGTGGAGGTCAAGACTTTCATGTGCATTCCGTGTGGTGGGTGGTGGCCGCGCCGGCGGGCGACCGCTGCGGACGGATGCCGTCCGCACGCATCGATATTTCACTATGACAGGCGGCGACGGCGCGTGCTGGCTTTCGCGCCGGTCCGTCGCCGCTCAGTTTTCGGTCTCGGTCTGATAGAACTCGATCGGCAACTGGTCGGGGTCGGCGCAGAAGAAAAAGCGCGCGCCGGTGTATTCGTCTGTCCGCAATGGCTCGACCGCGACGCCCTCGGCTTGCAGGCGTTCGCGCATCGCCGCCGCGTCGGCGCAGGCCAGCGCCAGGTGACGCAGGCCGCAGGCTTCCGGACGTGTCGGGCGCGGCGGCGGGGCCGGAAAGCTGAACAGCTCGATCCCGCCGCCGCCTGGCAGGGCCAAGTCGAGTTTCCAGGACTGTTTTTCCTCGCGCCAGTTCTCGGCGATCACGTCCAGGCCGAGGACGCGATGGTAGAAATCGCGCGAGCGCGCGTAGTCGGACGCGATGATGGCGATGTGGTGCAGGCCGGTGATATGCATGGCTGTTGAGGCTGGGTGTTGCCGGATGCCGCCATTTTAGCGTCGCGGCGGGCGGGCTGCCCAGCGGCGGCGATGCTTATTGAGAAAGACAATCGAAGTTCTTTGGACAATCAATTAGACGAATTTGTCGTTGGCTATCAGAATCCACTCATCGATTGAATTTAACCGAAGTCAACCCAGGAGATAAGCATGCTGCAACATCGTGAAGGCCAACGCGTACCGAACGTCACTTTCCGCATCCGCGAAAACAACGAGTGGAAAAACGTCAGCACCGACGAGCTGTTCGCCGGCAAGACCATCGCCTTGTTCTCGCTGCCGGGCGCGTTCACCCCGACCTGCTCGTCCACCCACCTGCCGCGCTACAACGAACTGGCGCCGGCATTCCGCGCCAACGGCGTCGACGCCATCCTGTGCGTGTCGGTCAACGACACCTTCGTGATGAACGAATGGGCCAGCGACCAGGAAGCCGCCAACATCGTGATGATCCCGGACGGCAACGGCGAGTTCACCGAAGGCATGGGCATGCTGGTCGACAAGGCCGATCTGGGCTTCGGCAAGCGCAGCTGGCGCTATTCGATGCTGGTCAAGGACGGCGTGGTGGAAAAGATGTTCATCGAGCCGCAGGAGCCGGGCGATCCGTTCAAGGTGTCCGACGCCGACACGATGCTGGACTACATCAACCCGACCGCCAAGAAGCCGGACCAGGTCGTGGTGTTCACCAAGGTGGGCTGCCCGCACTGCGCGCGCGCCAAGGCCGTGCTGAGCGAAAACGGCTACGAATTCGTCGAGGTGCCGCTGGACAACAAGGTGCGCGGCAAGGTGCTGGGCGCCGTGTCCGGCAAGATGACCGCCCCGCAGGTGTTCATCAACGGCGAGCTGATCGGCTCGGCCGACGAAGTGGAAAAGCGCTTCGCCAAGTAAGACGTTCGTGCCGATGGCTTCGGGCCCTGACGCCATCGGCAATCTTTGGGCCGGTACTCCTGCCGGCCGTTTTTTCCAGCTGGGATGCGGGACGGCATGTATTCCATCATGCGCAGCGTGCCGCGCCGCATCCCCGCCAGATAGAGGACAATAACGATGAAAACCGTTCATATCGACGTAGCCGTCATCGGCGCCGGCACCGCCGGCCTCGCCGCCTACCGCGCCGCCAAGGCTGGCGGCGCCTCCGCGCTGATCATCGAGGGCGGCGCGCACGGCACCACCTGCGCCCGCGTCGGCTGCATGCCGTCCAAGCTGTTGATCGCCGCCGCCGAGGCCGCCCATCATGCCGGCCACACCGATATGTTCGGCGTCCATGTCGATGGCGACATCCGCGTCGACGGCCGCGAGGTGATGGCCAGGGTCAGGAGCGAGCGCGACCGCTTCGTCGGCTTCGTCGTCCGCGGCGTCGACGGCATTCCGGCCAAAGACAAGCTGGCCGGCTATGCCCGCTTCGTCGACAACACCACGCTGCAGGTGGACAACCATACCATCGTCCAGGCCCGTCGCGTCGTGATCGCCACCGGTTCGTCGCCTTCGCTGCCGGCGCCGTTCACCGCCTTCGGCGACCGTCTGATCGTCAACGACGACGTATTCGACTGGGAGACGCTGCCGGAAAGCGTCGCGGTCTTCGGTCCCGGCGTGATCGGCCTGGAGCTGGGCCAGGCGCTGTCGCGCCTCGGGGTGCGGGTGCGCGTGTTCGGCGTCGGCGGCGGCGTCGGTCCGCTGAGCGATCCGGCGGTGCGGGCCTATGCCCGCGAGGCCTTGTCCGCGCAGTTCTATCTCGATCCGGACGCCAAGGTGCTGGAGATGGGCGTCGTCGACGGCCGGGCCAGGATACGCTTTGTCGCGCTGGACGGCGAGGAGACGACGGACAACTTCGACTATGTGCTGGCCGCCACCGGCCGCACGCCCAATGTCCGCGGCCTGGGACTGGAGAACACCAGCCTGAAGCTGGACGCCCGCGGCGTGCCGCTGTTCGACGCCCGCACGATGCAGTGCGGCGACTCTCCGGTCTTCATCGCCGGCGACGCCAACAACATCCTGCCGCTGTTGCACGAGGCGGCCGACGAGGGCAGGACCGCCGGCGCCAACGCCGCCGTCTATCCGGACGTCGGCGCCGGGCTGCGCCGCTCCACCATCGCCGTGGTGTTTTCCGATCCGCAGATGATGATGGTGGGCAGCCGCTTCGCCGACCTCGCCGACGGCGAGTTCGTCATCGGCGCGGTCAGTTTCGAGGACCAGGGCCGAAGCCGGGTGATGGGCGTCAACAGCGGTCTGCTGCATGTCTACGCCGACAAGGCGAGCGGCCGCTTCCTCGGCGCCGAGATGATAGGCCCGCGGGCCGAGAATCTGGCCCATCTGCTGGCCTGGAGCCATCAGCAGCAGTTGACCGTCGAGCGGATGCTGGACATGCCGTTCTATCACCCGGTGATAGAGGAAGGCCTGCGCACCGCCTTGCGCGACGCGGCCGCGAAGCTGGAACAGAAGTAAGCCAAGCCGGATCCCGCCGGTTTCGATGGCGGCCCGCCCGGCGCTTTTCGGCCCGCCGATGGCTTGACGCCATCGCGGGTTTTTTATTGTCAGGGCGGCGCCGACCGCCGTTGGCGGCCCGCGTTCAGGCGGGCCCGGGTGGGTGGTTTTTGCAAGCGACGGACCGGGCATTTAATAAAAATGCACGCTCACCTGATCTTGGAGCTGAGGCCCGATGCGAGTAGAAACCCATTCCCCGTCTTTCACAAACCCGAACCCGGCAGAAGCCTGCTCCGGCGACCCGACCGAGATGGGAAGCCGTCTGAGCGGCGTCAGCCGGGCGCCGTTGCCGCATGCGGCGGCCGGCCGGGACGGGGAGGCCGCGGCCGCCGGCAAAATCGGCGCTTTCTTGCGCAAGGCCGTGGCGGCGCAGTCCTATGGCCTGATGTTCGCGAACGGCAAGCTGTTCGAGGCCACCGGCGACGCGCTGGAAAAGCGGGAGCAATACGGCTTCAGCGCCTTGAAGCGGCTGGACGGCCTGTCCCGGCGCAATCTGGACGCGGTAGCGGCCAGGCTGGGCGCGCTGGATTCCGCCGAGCAGGCCTTGAAGCAACATATCATGGCCGGCGCCTGGCATTTTCGCCATCAGTCCAACGCGGCGCTGGACGATGGCGAGAAGGCGACGATCGCGTCCAATCATTTGCTGTCCCGACAGGCCCGGTCTTCTGGCGGCAACACCTTCGCCGACGACAAGGCCCTGTTGAGCAATCATGATTTCGTATTCTTCGGCGTGGAGTTCTCAGGGCGGGACAAGAACGACAAGCCGTTGAACCACAAGCACAGCACGATGGATTTCGGCGCGAACGCCTACGTTGTCTCCGACGCGCTGCCGGCGTGCCGCAATGGCTACCTGACCCTGACCGACCATTTTTTCAATAGGGTGCCCGGCGGACGCGAGGCCGAACATCAGGATTTCGTCGGGCGCTTTGCGCAGATGGGGCGGGAGTCGGGCCGCTGGATTCACGAGGGGAAGTACCGGCAGAACGCGCCCTTGTTCTGCTATCGCGACATGAAGGCCGCGGTGGCCCTGCACCTGATCGAGTTCATGCGCAATAGCCAGGACGAGGCTTTCAAGGCCTATGTGTTCGATCAAGCCACGCAGTCGGGGCCGGCGCTGGACCGGGTGCTGAACAGCGTCTTCCAGGCCGAGTTCCATATTCCGCGGCTGATGGCGACGACCGATTACGCCAAGCACCCGCTGCGCCCGATGCTGTTGAAGGAGGCGGTGGACTCGGTGAACCTGCCGGCCTTGTCGGACCTGGTTTCAAACCGGGGCGACGCGGTGACGGCGATGTGGCATGCCATCAACAAGGGAAAGGACGAGGTGGTGGCCTATTTGCTGGGCAACTGGCAGTTCGAGGCCAAGGACTTTTCCCACGCGCCGGCCGGTTTCTACCATGAGCTGAACTACGCGCTGAGCGAGTCCGGCGCCAGCGTTTATATCCTGGACCAGTTCCTGTCTCGCGGCTGGGCGGCGGTGAACGCGCCGTTCGAGCATGTGAATCGTGGCGACACGATGCTGGACAACGCGGTCAAATACGGCAATCGCGAAATGGTGGCGGCGTTGATCAAGCACGGGGCCGACCGAAACCTGCTGTCCAAGTGGCACAAGAGCGATCTGGACGCCTTGCTGGCCTAGCGTCGGCGACGCAGGCCGCATGAAAAAACCGTCCCGGTCGGGGACGGTTTTTTTTCGACGGCGGCGTGGGTCAGTTCCGCAGCGCCCGCAGCCAGTCGAAGCGCTGCCGCCAGATCGCCGGCGCGCACCAGGCGAGGTGGGCGGTGGCCAGCACGTTCAGCAGCGCCGCGGCCAGCAGCAGCATCGAAATGCTGTCGTACCATTTCAGCATCAGGGCGCTGCCGATGGCGGCCGCCACCATGTAGAAGCCGTTGATGATGTTGTTGGCGGCGACGGCCTGCGAGCGGAACTCGTCCGGGCTGCCGGTCTGCAGCCAGGTGTACAGCGGCACGGTGAAGAAGCCGCCGAAGAAGCCGAGCAGGGTCACGTCGACGATGGCGCGCCAGCTGCCGGCGCGGCCCAGGTATTCGGCCAGCGTGGCCAGCGGGCCGTGATAGGACGGTATCGCGCTCAGCGCCAGATCGCCGCCGAACAGCGTCATGCCGGCGCTGCCGACCAGCACGATGCCCAGCTGAAGTTTGCCGCGCGACAATTTGGCGCAGGCCATGGAGCCGGCGCCTATGCCTATCGAGAACAGCGCCAGCAGCAGGGTGTAGACGTCGGCGTCGCCGCCGAGGTGCAGGCGGGTGAAGGTGGGCAGCTGGGTGGTGTAGATCGCGCCCATCAGCCAGAACCAGGAAATGCCGATGATGGCGCAGCGGACGTCATCGATGCGCCAGGCCTCGCGGATCAGCCGCACCGAGTCGCCGAGGAAGTTCCACGACAGCTTCAGATGCGGCGCGCCCGGCGGCACCGAAGGCATCGCCATGCTGCTGAACAGGCCCAGCACGGAGGTGACGAGCAGCGCGCCGACGATCAGCGCCGCGCCGCTGTGGGTCAGCACGCTGCCTAGCAGCTGGCCCAGCAGGATGGCGAGAAAGGTGCCCATCTCGATCAAGCCGGTGCCGCCGACCAATTCGTGCGGCTTCAGGTATTGCGGCAGCACCGAATACTTCATCGGGCCGAAGAAGGCTGAATGGGTGCCCATCAGGAACAGCGCGGCCAGCAGCAGCGCGGCGGAGTGCGTCAGGAAGCCGGCGCCGGCCAGCAGCATGATGGCGATCTCGGCCAGCTTGATCAGCCGCGCCACCCGCGCCTTGTCGTAGCGTTCGGACAGCTTGCCGGCGCTGGCGGAAAACAGGAAGAACGGCAGGATGAAGATGCCGGCGGCCAGGTTGACCAGCTGTTGCGGCGGCAGGCCGGCGGCGGAGAGCCCGTGGAAGCTGATCAGCACCACGATGGCGGTTTTCAACATATTGTCGTTGAAGGCGCCGAGGAACTGGGTGCCGAACAGCGGCAGGAAGCGCCGGCTGGCGAAGAAGGAAAAGTCGGATTTCACGTTGGCGGATCATCGAAAGGGACGTGGACCGCATGCTAGCCGATTCACGCCCCTCTGTCAGGGTGTCGGAACCTGTCCGCGATCTTTTTCCGGCAGCGGCCCCCTCTGCTGGATGCAGGGCGCGGAAAACGGCCTGCCGCAGTGTCATTCAAAGCCATGCGCCGGCAGAAAGCGGCCCCGAAGGGCAGCCCAGCCAGGAGGCCATCTGCGGCGTTGTCGGGCTGGGCCTTGGAATGACCAAGGCCTGCCCCCTCCGCCTTGCATCTGGCCGCCTGGCTGGGCTGCGCTGCTTGAAAAAAGATCGTGCACAGGTTCTCAGAACACCGACATCCACAGGCCGGCGCAGGAGGCGGTCATGAAGCCGGTCAGCACCGAGGCCAGCAAGGCGCGCATGCCGATGGCCGCCAGCTCGTCGCGCCGCTCCGGCGCCAGCGCGCCGATGCCGGCGACGCAGATGCCCACCGACGACAGATTGGAAAAGCTGGCCAGCGCGAAGGTGGAGATCATCACCGTCGGCGCCGACAGCGCGCCGGAGGCCTTCATCTTGGCGAGGTCGAGGTAGGCGATGAACTCGTTCAGCACGATCTTCTGGCCCAGCAGGCTGCCGACGCTCAGCGTCTCATGCCAGCCCACGCCCATCAGGAAGGCGAACACGCGGAAGGCCTGGCCGGCCAAATACTGCAGCGTCAGTCCGTCGAACAGGCCGCCGGTGGAGGCGTGGATGGCGTCGTTGACGCCCAGCAAACCCCCCAGGCCGTCCCTGAGCAGATAATTGGCCAGCGCGATCAGCGCCACGATGGCCAGCAGGATGGTGGCGACGGCGGCCGCCATCTTCATGCCGTCCAGCGCGCCGCTCACCACGGCGCTGACGAAATTGCCCTCGCTCTTTTCGGCGCCGGCGACCAGCTTGCTGCACGACATCGCGTCCGGTTCGGTTTCCGGGAACACGATCTTGCAGAACACCACGGCGCCGGCGGCGTTCATGCACGAGGCGGTCAGCAGATAGGTGGCGAAACGCGCCTGTTCGGCCATGTCGTTGCCGCCGAGGAAGGCGACGTAGGCCGCCAGCACGCCGCCGGACAGCGTGGACATGCCGGCGATCATGATGCAGGCGAGCTCGGATCGCGTCATGTGGCGGATGTATGGGCGGGCCAGCAGCGGCGCCTCGGTCTGGCCGAGGAAGATATTGGCCGCCGCCACCACGCTCTCCGGACCGGAGATGCGCATGCTGCGGCGCATTGCCCACGCCAGGCCGGCCACCACCCGCTGCAGGATGCCGAAATGGTAGAGCAGGGCGCTGAAGGCGGAGAAGAAGATGATCACCGGCAAGACGGTGAAGGCGAACAGGAAGCCGAGCTTGCCGCCGGGATGGGCCAGGTCGCCGAAAATGAAGCGCGCGCCGTCGCCGGCGAAGCTCAGCACCTTGGCGAAGCCGGCGCCGAAGGCGTCGACGCCGTGATGGATGGCGGGGACGAAATTGATCAGCAGGAACAGGCCGCTCTGGATGGCCAGGCCGGTCAGCGCGGTGCGCCAGTTGACGGCGCGGCGGTTGGTGGAGCAGATATAGGCCACGCCGACCAGCAGCAGCATGCCGGCGAGTGCTTGGATGGTATTCACGGACGCCCTTAGTGTCCGACGGCGGGCAAGGCGGATGGCGCGCTGGCGGGCACCGTCGGGAAAAAGAGGGCGATTATATAAGCGGACGATAATTTGTCAATTTGTCGTTTGCCGACAAACGCTTCCGATTCAAAACAATTCGACGCCGCCGCCGGCATCGCCGCCCTTGGCGGCGTTCAGCGCCAACTCCTGGCTGCGGGCGGTGCCGCGTCGGCGGTCGTTCTGCATCGCGTCGCCGGTGTCGAACGCTTCCAGGCCCTGGCTGAGCTTCTTGGCCAGCTTGCGCAGATCGTCAGGCGACACCGACAGGATGCGGCTGGAGTCCAGCGCGTCCTGGTTCAGCTGGATCAGGATGTCACCGGACGATTTGGAGGCCTGGACCGAGCCGTTCTGCTCCATCACCGCCTGGCCTATGGCTTGCGAGGCGTGATCGATATTGCCGATGGAGGCGGTGACCTTGTCCAGTTGTTCGCGGGAGCTGCCGGCGTGGGCGGCGGCGGCGTCGGCGCGGCGGTGCGAGGCCTGCATCGCCTCGGCCACCTTGGCGGTGCCCTGCTGCACCTGTTGCATGATGCCCTGGATGTGGCGGGTGGCCTCCTGCGTGTGATGGGCCAGTTTGCGGACCTCGTCGGCCACCACGGCGAAGCCGCGGCCCATTTCGCCGGCGCGCGCCGCCTCTATCGCCGCGTTCAAGGCCAAGAGATTGGTCTGGTCGGCGATGTCTTGTATGGTCCCAAGAATGCTGCCGACTTGGCCGGAGGCCTGTTGCAGCGTGCCGACCTCCTGCGCCGATCTCTCCAGCAGCTGCGCCACCTCGGTGACGCCGTCTATCACTTCCAGTGTGGTCAGGCGGCTTTGCCGCATGTCGGCGTTGGCGTCGCCGGTGGCCTGGGTGATCTCCTCCAGGCTGGCGCGCAGCCGCTGCGCCTGTTCCATCATCGTGTCTATCGCCTCCAGCAGCACCTTGCCGTGATTGGCCTGCAGCAGGCTTTTCTGCAGCATGGTGCTGTAGGTGTCGGTCAGCTCCTGGGCCATCGGCATCAGCCTCGCCGAGGTGCTGGCGACGTCGCGGAAGGAGACGTCGGCGCGGTCCAGCAGCTGGTTGATCTTGGCGATGACGCCGTGCAGCGGATGGTCGGTCTGCAACGGTGACAGCGGCGTGCCCAGATGGATGGGCTCGTTCAGCAATTCGTCCAGCAGGCCTTCCACCGCCAGCATCGGGCCGAGCAGAAAGCGCTGGCGCAGCCATTGATGCAGCAGCACCGCCAGCACGCTGCTGACGCAGCCGCTGAGGAAGACCAGCGTGGACGAGGCCTGGGCGGCGGCGAAAGCCAGGGGCAGCAGCAGGCATAGTGGGAGGGTGAGCAGGAAGGTGCGCAGGTGCATCGCCGATCGCCGGATGAGTGACACGTGGCTTAGTTATAGGATGAAGATTTTTTCCGCCGCAAGATGGCTCGGCGCCCGCCGCGACCGTTTTCCGCGCCCGGCATCCGGCGGAAAACGGCCGCTGCCGCAAGGGGATGGTCAGCGTGTTGCTATTCGGGCGGCTCCCTGCGCGGCGCCTCCTGTCCCGGCGTGTCGTCGTCCATCAGGATGCGGTGGGCCGGGCCCTCCATATCGTCGAACTGACCGGAGCGGGTGGCCCACCAGAATATGGCGCCGATGACGAAGGCCAGCGCCAGGCTGAGCGGTATGAGCAGGTATAGGCTTTCCATCAACGGTCCCGTTTGGTCAGGCGCAGCGCGTTGCCCGCCACCAGCAGCGAGCTGAGCGCCATGCCCAGGCTGGCCAGCCACGGCGTGACGTGGCCGCTTATCGCCAGCGGCAGCGCCACGATATTATATCCCGCCGCCCACCACAGATTCTGGCGAATGACGGCCAGCGCGCGGCGGCTGACGTCGACGGCGTCGCCGACCGGGCCCAGCCGCTCGCCTATCAGCACCATGTCGCCGTTGGCGCGGGCCAGGTCGGTGCCGCCGCCCATCGCGATGGAGACGTCGGCCCGCGCCAGCACCGGCGCGTCGTTGACGCCGTCGCCTATCATCAGCACGCGCCGGCCGTCGGCCTGCAGCGCATGGACGAACTCCAGCTTGTCTTCCGGCATCGCGCGGGCGCGCCAGTGCGCGATGCCCAGCCGCTTGGCCAGCGTGGCGACGGCCTGCTCGCCGTCGCCGCTGAGCAGGCGCACCGTCAGGCCCTGAGCGCGCAGCCGGTCCACCAGCTCGATGGCGTCGTCGCGGCCGGCGTCGCCGATGGCGAAGCGCGCCCGCACGCCGTCGGCGTCGGCCAGCAGCACCTGGCTGCTGCCTGGATGCCAGTCGGCGTCGTCCTGTTGCGGGCGGCCCAGCCAGGCGGAGACGAAGGGCGCCGATCCCAGTCGCCACTCGCGGCCGTCTATGGTGGCGGCGACGCCATGGCCAGGCTGGTTGGTCGGGGATTCGGCCGGCGGCAGGTTCAGGCCGGCCGCGGCGTCGGAGATGGCCCGCGCCAGCGGGTGCTCCGAGCCCTGCTCCAGCGCGGCGGCTATCGCCAGCGCCGTTTCGCGCTCCAGCTCGCCGCGGATGTCCAGGAGCCGCATCCGGCCGTCGGTCAGCGTGCCGGTCTTGTCGAAGACCGCGTCGGTGGCGCGCGCCAGCGTTTCCAGCGCGTGGCCGCGGGCGGTCAGCACGCCCAGCGAGGCCAGGCGGCCCGAGGCGGCGGTCAGCGCCGCCGGCGTGGCCAGCGACAGCGCGCAGGGGCAGGAAATCACCAGCACCGCCACCATGATCCACAGCGCGCGGTCCGGGTCTATGAAGTGCCAGGCCAGGTAGCTGGCGGCGGCGGCGGCGAGCAGCAGCGCGACGAACCAGCTGGCGAAACGGTCGGCCAGCCGGGCCAGCCTCGGCTTCTCCGCCAGCGCCTGGTCCAGCAGCCGGACGATGCCGGCCAGCCGCGTGGCCTGGCCCGCGCGCTCCACCCGCATCACCAGCGGGCTGGCGGTGTTGACGCTGCCGGCGATCAGCGCGTCGCCGACGCGTTTCGGCACCGGCCGGCTCTCGCCGGTCAGCAGCGACTCGTCGCCGGCGCTGGCGCCGTCCAGCACGACGCCGTCGGCGGGAACGGTTTCGCCGGGCTTCAGCAGGATCACGTCGCCGGCGCTCAGGCTGGCGACGATGGCTTCGCGGCTGTCGCGGCTGTCGGGCCAGCCGTCGAGCTTGTGGGCGAAGGCCGGCACCAGCTTGACCAGGCTTTCGCTGGCGGCGCCGGCCTTGCGGCGGGCGATGCCTTCCAGATAGCGGCCGCCCAGCAGCAGAAACACGAACATCGACACCGAATCGAAATAGATGCCGTGCTCGTACTGGTTGATCAGCGCCCAGAAGCTGGCGCCGAAGGCGGTGACGATGCCGATGGCGACCGGCGTGTCCATGCCGACGCGGCCGGTTTTCAGGTCGCGCCAGGTGTTGCGATAGAAGGGCAGCGCCGAGTACAGCAGCACCGGCAGCGTCAAGATCAGGCCGGCCCAGTGCAGCAGCCACAGCATGTCGGGCGCGATGTCGCCGTCGGGCGCCAGATAGACCGGCACCGCGTACATCATCACCTGCATCATCGACAGGCCGGCCACCCACAGCCGGGTCAACGCCTGCTTGCGCTCTTTCTGCAGCAGCCTTTCCTGGCGCTCGGCGTCGTAGGGGTAGGCGCGGTAGCCGATGGCGGCGACGGCCTCCAGGATGGCGGACAGGCGGACGCGCTCGTTGTCCCAGCGCACGCGCGCGCGCTGGGTGCTGTAGTTGATGTCCACGCTGAGCACGCCGGGCAGCCGGCGCAACTGCTGCTCGTTGAGCCAGATGCAGGCGGCGCAGCTGATGCCTTCCAGCATCAGCGCGGCTTCGCGCGCCTGGCCGTCGGCGCGGTGGACGAAGCTTTGCTGCAGCTCCTCGGAGTCGTACAGGCGGATCTGCTCCAGCAGCGCCTGCGGCAAGGCGTCGGCGCGGGCGGCGCCCTCGGTGCGGTGCTGATAGTAGTCTGACAGGCCGGCGTCGATAATGGTGGCCGCCACCGCCTGGCAGCCGGCGCAGCAGGCCGCCTCTTCGCGCTGGCGGTAATGGATGGGGAAGCGGACGCCGGGCGGGACCGGCAAGCCGCAATGGAAACAGTTCTCGCTCATGACGAGGGATTGTAATCAAAGCGCGCGCGCCTTGCTTGATCCAGCTCATGGCGGCGTTTTTCAATGAGGATTATTTCCGTGCGGGGCTTGCGGCCGGGGCATCCGTCCGCATTTGTCCGATATCAAACGAGGAGATGGACGTATGGAAAAGATGCTGGCGGTGGTGCAGCGGACGCCGGGCGGCGTCGAGACGATGGAGA is a window encoding:
- a CDS encoding VOC family protein, with product MHITGLHHIAIIASDYARSRDFYHRVLGLDVIAENWREEKQSWKLDLALPGGGGIELFSFPAPPPRPTRPEACGLRHLALACADAAAMRERLQAEGVAVEPLRTDEYTGARFFFCADPDQLPIEFYQTETEN
- a CDS encoding glutathione peroxidase; this translates as MLQHREGQRVPNVTFRIRENNEWKNVSTDELFAGKTIALFSLPGAFTPTCSSTHLPRYNELAPAFRANGVDAILCVSVNDTFVMNEWASDQEAANIVMIPDGNGEFTEGMGMLVDKADLGFGKRSWRYSMLVKDGVVEKMFIEPQEPGDPFKVSDADTMLDYINPTAKKPDQVVVFTKVGCPHCARAKAVLSENGYEFVEVPLDNKVRGKVLGAVSGKMTAPQVFINGELIGSADEVEKRFAK
- a CDS encoding T3SS effector OspC family protein, which translates into the protein MRVETHSPSFTNPNPAEACSGDPTEMGSRLSGVSRAPLPHAAAGRDGEAAAAGKIGAFLRKAVAAQSYGLMFANGKLFEATGDALEKREQYGFSALKRLDGLSRRNLDAVAARLGALDSAEQALKQHIMAGAWHFRHQSNAALDDGEKATIASNHLLSRQARSSGGNTFADDKALLSNHDFVFFGVEFSGRDKNDKPLNHKHSTMDFGANAYVVSDALPACRNGYLTLTDHFFNRVPGGREAEHQDFVGRFAQMGRESGRWIHEGKYRQNAPLFCYRDMKAAVALHLIEFMRNSQDEAFKAYVFDQATQSGPALDRVLNSVFQAEFHIPRLMATTDYAKHPLRPMLLKEAVDSVNLPALSDLVSNRGDAVTAMWHAINKGKDEVVAYLLGNWQFEAKDFSHAPAGFYHELNYALSESGASVYILDQFLSRGWAAVNAPFEHVNRGDTMLDNAVKYGNREMVAALIKHGADRNLLSKWHKSDLDALLA
- a CDS encoding dihydrolipoyl dehydrogenase, which encodes MKTVHIDVAVIGAGTAGLAAYRAAKAGGASALIIEGGAHGTTCARVGCMPSKLLIAAAEAAHHAGHTDMFGVHVDGDIRVDGREVMARVRSERDRFVGFVVRGVDGIPAKDKLAGYARFVDNTTLQVDNHTIVQARRVVIATGSSPSLPAPFTAFGDRLIVNDDVFDWETLPESVAVFGPGVIGLELGQALSRLGVRVRVFGVGGGVGPLSDPAVRAYAREALSAQFYLDPDAKVLEMGVVDGRARIRFVALDGEETTDNFDYVLAATGRTPNVRGLGLENTSLKLDARGVPLFDARTMQCGDSPVFIAGDANNILPLLHEAADEGRTAGANAAVYPDVGAGLRRSTIAVVFSDPQMMMVGSRFADLADGEFVIGAVSFEDQGRSRVMGVNSGLLHVYADKASGRFLGAEMIGPRAENLAHLLAWSHQQQLTVERMLDMPFYHPVIEEGLRTALRDAAAKLEQK
- a CDS encoding lytic transglycosylase domain-containing protein, producing MKVLTSTFRLAAMGLALGAALPALAGPDDTLLAARDAYRANDLARLAQLGDSLPSAYPLKDYPAYWLAWRALDRNDDVEVMRFLARAPGGLMAERIRNEWVKKLGQRENWTSFAEEWKKLPEEGRDEESGCYGQLMLLRQGQKPDNLDRFLESKSTPDGCNRLIEGVYARGLIDQDWLWRRTRLLLAGNFVSQARQFAIDTQLPLDNAALSKPANASLATPGGQEAALFDIVRKGKTDLDGAASALLRAAPEMTPDRRGFGWGQLALLSARKQLAGQALQWFDKADARQLTADQWEWWARSALRLEQWTQLDGIIRRMPQTVSSRPAWRYWLARSLKQQGRPVEAAPLFSLASVGHSYYALLSLEELGNSLSASASKGTPGPDEVSQMRADPAIRRSLALLAVAEVYTKPEFRTDAQREWRWAMRGRDDMELLAAAEIARKEGFYDMAIYSAERTKEEHDFSLRYLTPYRDITRKYAGQLDIDDAWVYGLIRQESRFITMARSGVGASGLMQLMPATAKWAAKKIGLTHFAVNDIDTNVQLGTWYLRYVLDNLSGNMVMATAAYNAGPGRARNWQADRPLDGAIYAETIPFSETRDYVQKVMANAAYYSSTFGHANISLKNRMGVVPAR